A single window of Gemmatimonadaceae bacterium DNA harbors:
- a CDS encoding aminotransferase class I/II-fold pyridoxal phosphate-dependent enzyme, protein MADFHPFELEHYQSRYEHDVEMNLADSSVKCLATSEWLTDDERGRLLDTPLYYPMVNGTVELREAIAALYPNASARNVLVTVGAAQANGMVAAALLRPGDEVVVISPGYRQIWGLALNTGCTVRELELRPEQDWRPGLDALDALIGPRTR, encoded by the coding sequence GTGGCCGATTTCCATCCGTTCGAGCTCGAGCACTACCAGTCGCGCTACGAGCACGACGTCGAGATGAACCTCGCCGACAGCAGCGTGAAATGTCTCGCCACGAGCGAGTGGCTGACCGACGACGAGCGCGGGCGCCTGCTCGACACGCCGCTGTACTATCCGATGGTCAACGGCACGGTCGAGTTGCGCGAGGCGATCGCGGCGCTGTATCCGAACGCGAGCGCGCGCAACGTGCTCGTGACCGTCGGCGCGGCCCAGGCCAATGGCATGGTCGCCGCCGCGCTGCTGCGGCCCGGCGATGAAGTCGTCGTCATTTCGCCCGGCTACCGGCAGATCTGGGGCTTAGCGTTGAACACGGGCTGCACCGTGCGCGAACTGGAGCTTCGGCCGGAGCAAGATTGGCGGCCGGGTCTCGACGCGCTCGACGCGCTCATTGGACCGCGGACGCGG
- a CDS encoding response regulator transcription factor, producing the protein MMGDATPGSMRSFAPAPRIRVVLADDHAVIREGLKLLVNAQPDMEVIGEAVDGEMALRVACELTPDVIVMDLSMPVLGGAAAAERVRRECPVVKVLALTVHEDRSYLAQLLKAGATGYILKRAAPEELVHAVRAVAAGGTYIDPAMAPALVQGYLQSRRRLRATAHEVLSERERDVLVRIARGNSNKEIARDLGLSVKTVETYKARFTEKLGVRSRVEIARYAAEHRLLDDELDTSAP; encoded by the coding sequence ATGATGGGCGATGCGACACCGGGATCGATGCGGTCGTTTGCGCCCGCTCCTCGAATTCGAGTCGTTCTCGCCGACGACCATGCGGTCATCCGCGAAGGCCTGAAGCTGCTCGTCAACGCGCAGCCCGACATGGAAGTGATTGGCGAGGCGGTGGACGGCGAGATGGCGTTGCGCGTTGCGTGCGAGTTGACGCCGGACGTGATCGTCATGGATCTCTCCATGCCGGTCCTCGGCGGCGCGGCGGCGGCCGAGCGCGTGCGGCGCGAGTGTCCGGTTGTGAAAGTGCTGGCGCTCACGGTGCACGAGGATCGGTCCTATCTCGCGCAGTTGCTCAAGGCCGGGGCAACGGGCTACATCCTCAAGCGAGCGGCGCCCGAGGAGCTCGTGCATGCGGTGCGTGCAGTGGCGGCTGGCGGGACGTACATCGATCCGGCGATGGCCCCGGCCTTGGTGCAGGGGTACTTGCAGTCGCGCCGGCGATTGCGCGCAACCGCGCACGAAGTGCTCAGCGAGCGGGAGCGTGACGTGCTCGTGCGGATCGCGCGTGGGAACAGCAACAAGGAGATCGCGCGCGACTTGGGGCTCAGCGTCAAGACCGTGGAGACCTACAAAGCGCGGTTCACGGAGAAGTTGGGCGTGCGGTCGCGCGTCGAGATCGCCCGGTATGCAGCCGAGCACCGGTTACTCGACGACGAGCTGGATACGAGCGCGCCATAG
- a CDS encoding response regulator transcription factor, whose product MSEHQIRIILADDHAVVREGLKALVNARPDMRVIGEAGDGESAFCAARDLTPDVLVVDLSMPGGGGADVAERVRTECPSVRVLALTVHEEPLYVGRLLDAGAAGYVLKRAAAADLVRAIRTVASGGTYIDPSIARTVVSGFLESEEAAKAVSNDGLTEREREVLVRIARGFSNKEIATALELSVKTVESYKSRVAEKLGLRSRVDIVRYAALRGWLGGLAGEDPESTPQEHPSGRR is encoded by the coding sequence GTGAGCGAGCACCAGATCAGAATCATCCTTGCGGATGACCATGCGGTCGTCCGCGAAGGACTGAAGGCGCTGGTCAACGCGCGGCCGGACATGCGCGTGATCGGCGAAGCGGGTGACGGGGAGTCGGCGTTTTGCGCGGCCCGCGACCTCACGCCGGACGTGCTCGTCGTGGACCTCTCGATGCCCGGCGGCGGGGGAGCGGACGTCGCGGAACGAGTGCGCACCGAATGCCCGAGCGTGCGCGTGCTCGCACTGACCGTTCACGAGGAGCCGCTCTACGTCGGCCGGCTGCTGGACGCCGGCGCGGCCGGGTATGTACTGAAACGAGCGGCTGCGGCGGATCTCGTTCGCGCCATTCGCACGGTGGCCTCAGGCGGCACGTACATCGATCCCTCGATCGCGCGAACGGTAGTTTCCGGATTTCTCGAATCTGAAGAAGCCGCGAAGGCAGTGTCGAACGACGGGCTGACCGAACGCGAACGCGAAGTGCTCGTTCGCATCGCCCGCGGCTTCAGCAACAAGGAAATCGCCACCGCCCTCGAGCTCAGCGTGAAGACCGTGGAGAGCTACAAGAGCCGTGTCGCCGAGAAGCTTGGCCTGCGTTCGCGTGTCGACATCGTCCGCTATGCGGCGCTTCGCGGCTGGCTCGGCGGCCTGGCGGGCGAAGACCCGGAGTCTACTCCGCAAGAACATCCCTCGGGGAGGCGATAG
- a CDS encoding chemotaxis protein CheB produces TKKRKGSPDPAQPSKAEAPASAPTSLPHGQVVVGIGASAGGLAALKRFFATVPADTGLAFAIVVHLSPEHESYLADLLQPLAAIPVTQVMEETPIEPNHAYVIPPGRSLSAVDSHLRIAPLASPRLGRAPVDHFFRTLAETHDGESVGVILSGTGSDGAHGIGYLREHGGMTVAQDPAEAEFDGMPRSAIATGLVDHVLPIAAMVQRIREFAATRPLVVRPDASGSRASDEAAPDGAAADELEHALTLVRLRTGHDFLRYKRSTVARRIARRMQVLNLVQTADYVERLRTDEQEASALLDDLLINVTSFFRDSDVFRGLEADVIPGLFEGKGRNDVVRVWSVGCATGEEAYTIGMLLLEEAGRRNNAPQVQIFATDLHERSLEKGREAVFTDAIESEISPERLDRFFRREGGGYRVTKSLRDVVVFAMHNLLRDPPFSRLDFVVCRNVLIYLQRDLQNDVIDLFHYSLSPGGLVLLGTAETLVCPDLFRAENKEIHLYRRRDVPHGAIRLPALAMSPRVRRAPGEIPELPAAAPAKNTTTYARVHQQLVERYGTPSLLVGPGHEVVHLSDGVGRFLRHPGGQPTNDLFKLVRDEFRMELRSGMHVARNRRTAWASRPIIVALDGAVSSVTVRATPASEPELEGYVLVLFDESDRTSAPPASARSPGDENVRELEAELESTRGRMQALIEEFETTQEESRASNEELQSTNEELRSTLEELETSREELQSVNEELQTLNQENRHKVEELSQLSSDLQNLLQSTDIATIFLDRNLRILRYTPRVTEIFNVRHADRGRPLADLTHRLGYPDLIDDAKRVLQTLVPVEREAEMLDPPASYLLRSAPYRTVDDRIEGIVITMVDVTALKRTQGALRRSEERQALLVRLHDTTRPISDPVEMQRVASRLLGEHLRANRVSYVEVEEQAVVSRAPYTRDVKALPPEYPLAEFDAAYRPGYHRGESLVVSDVVGEERLTDDEREAYRAADVGSLVAVMFERSGERLAGFSVHDREPRTWTPEEVALIREFGARTAVAVDRARAESTLRASEERFRLIVDGARDYAIVTTDLDGRILTWSPGAEAVHGWTSDEMIGQSIDVLFTPDDRADGVPERERAQTVEHGAAADTRWHMRKNGSRVFIDGVSRPVTEGAGKVARILRFGQDVTARRQMEQALRELNATLEQRVGERTEQLAEANRSARSERVFLRRLAQGEEDERRRLARDLHDEAGQLLTALGLGLQTMSDLAAPGSAMAHHAAKLRDLADTISRELHAVAVRLRPKALDDFGLEAALRTYIDEWARSSGIFAVVHAPAEVTRLPEAVETAIYRIVQEALTNVARHSGARRASVVVERRGSEVVAIIEDEGRGFDLAVVDGATVPGLGLRGIRERAALLGGTAEIESAEGAGTTIFIRIPIDDDGTDSENSSGT; encoded by the coding sequence AGCCGAACCACGCGTACGTCATTCCGCCGGGGCGAAGCTTGTCGGCGGTCGACAGCCATCTGCGGATCGCGCCATTGGCCTCCCCGCGCCTTGGCCGTGCACCCGTGGATCATTTTTTCCGGACGCTCGCCGAAACGCACGACGGCGAATCGGTGGGCGTGATTCTGTCGGGCACGGGCAGCGACGGCGCGCACGGGATCGGCTACTTGCGCGAGCACGGCGGCATGACGGTCGCTCAGGATCCGGCGGAAGCGGAATTCGACGGCATGCCGCGGTCCGCGATCGCGACCGGCCTGGTCGATCACGTGCTGCCGATCGCCGCGATGGTTCAGCGCATACGCGAATTCGCCGCCACGAGGCCGCTCGTTGTCCGCCCTGACGCGAGCGGCTCGCGCGCGTCCGATGAGGCGGCGCCGGACGGCGCGGCGGCCGACGAGCTGGAGCACGCCTTGACGCTGGTGCGTCTCCGAACGGGACATGACTTCCTGCGCTACAAACGCTCGACCGTTGCCCGCCGCATCGCTCGGCGCATGCAGGTGCTCAATCTCGTCCAAACTGCCGACTATGTCGAACGTCTGCGGACGGACGAGCAGGAGGCAAGCGCGCTGCTCGACGATTTGTTGATCAACGTCACGAGCTTCTTTCGCGATTCGGATGTGTTTCGCGGTCTCGAGGCCGACGTCATTCCCGGCCTGTTCGAGGGGAAGGGACGCAACGACGTGGTGCGTGTGTGGTCGGTGGGCTGCGCGACGGGCGAAGAGGCGTACACCATCGGCATGCTGCTGCTCGAGGAAGCAGGCCGCCGCAACAACGCGCCGCAGGTGCAGATCTTTGCGACCGATCTTCACGAGCGGTCGCTCGAGAAGGGTCGCGAAGCGGTGTTCACCGACGCCATCGAGTCGGAGATCTCACCCGAGCGGCTCGATCGATTCTTTCGCCGCGAAGGCGGCGGCTACCGTGTGACGAAGTCGCTCCGCGACGTCGTGGTCTTCGCGATGCACAACCTGCTGCGGGACCCGCCATTTTCGCGGCTCGACTTCGTCGTCTGCCGGAACGTCTTGATCTATCTGCAGCGCGACCTGCAGAACGACGTCATCGATCTCTTCCATTACTCGTTGAGCCCGGGCGGACTCGTGCTGCTCGGGACCGCCGAAACCCTCGTCTGCCCGGATTTGTTTCGCGCCGAGAACAAGGAGATTCACCTGTATCGCCGGCGCGACGTTCCGCATGGAGCGATCCGGCTTCCAGCGCTCGCAATGAGTCCGCGCGTGCGGCGCGCTCCGGGTGAAATTCCGGAACTGCCGGCGGCCGCGCCGGCGAAAAACACGACGACGTACGCGCGCGTCCACCAGCAACTGGTCGAGCGCTACGGAACGCCGAGCCTGCTCGTGGGACCGGGGCACGAGGTGGTGCATCTCTCCGACGGCGTCGGACGGTTCCTGCGGCATCCGGGCGGCCAACCGACGAACGATTTGTTCAAGCTGGTGCGCGACGAATTTCGAATGGAGCTGCGCTCCGGCATGCACGTGGCGCGAAATCGCCGAACCGCGTGGGCGTCGCGGCCGATCATCGTGGCGCTCGACGGCGCAGTGAGCTCGGTGACCGTGCGCGCGACGCCCGCCTCCGAGCCGGAGCTCGAAGGGTACGTGCTCGTGCTGTTCGACGAGTCGGACAGGACGTCGGCGCCGCCGGCATCCGCCCGAAGCCCGGGCGACGAAAACGTTCGGGAGCTCGAGGCGGAGCTCGAGTCGACACGCGGGCGCATGCAGGCCCTGATCGAAGAGTTCGAGACGACCCAGGAGGAGTCGCGCGCCTCGAACGAGGAGTTGCAATCGACGAACGAGGAGCTCCGCTCGACGCTCGAAGAGCTCGAGACCTCGCGCGAGGAGCTCCAGTCGGTCAACGAAGAGCTGCAGACGCTCAACCAGGAGAACCGGCATAAAGTCGAGGAGTTGTCGCAACTCTCGAGCGATCTTCAGAACTTGCTGCAGTCGACCGACATTGCGACGATCTTTCTCGATCGCAATCTGCGCATTCTGCGCTACACGCCGCGCGTGACGGAGATCTTCAATGTCCGCCACGCCGATCGCGGCCGCCCGCTCGCCGATCTCACGCACCGCCTTGGGTATCCGGACTTGATCGACGACGCGAAGCGCGTGTTGCAGACGCTCGTGCCGGTCGAGCGCGAAGCGGAAATGCTCGACCCACCGGCGAGCTATCTGCTCCGTTCCGCTCCGTATCGCACCGTGGATGACCGCATCGAAGGGATCGTCATCACGATGGTCGACGTCACGGCGCTCAAGCGCACGCAGGGGGCGCTGCGGCGGAGTGAAGAGCGACAGGCGCTCCTCGTTCGTTTGCACGACACCACCCGGCCGATCTCCGACCCGGTGGAGATGCAACGGGTTGCGAGCCGGCTGCTCGGCGAGCATCTGCGCGCGAATCGCGTGAGTTATGTCGAGGTCGAGGAGCAAGCCGTTGTTTCGCGCGCACCGTACACGCGCGACGTGAAGGCGCTGCCGCCCGAGTATCCACTCGCTGAGTTCGACGCGGCGTATCGCCCGGGCTATCACCGCGGCGAGAGTCTCGTGGTCAGTGACGTCGTGGGCGAGGAGCGTTTGACCGATGACGAGCGCGAGGCGTATCGCGCGGCGGACGTCGGGTCGCTCGTCGCGGTCATGTTCGAGCGAAGCGGCGAGCGACTCGCTGGATTTTCCGTGCACGATCGCGAGCCCCGCACGTGGACGCCGGAGGAGGTTGCGCTCATTCGCGAATTCGGCGCACGCACGGCGGTGGCGGTGGATCGCGCGCGCGCCGAATCGACGCTCCGCGCGAGCGAAGAGCGCTTTCGCTTGATCGTCGACGGTGCGCGCGACTACGCGATCGTCACCACCGACCTGGATGGGCGAATCCTTACCTGGTCGCCTGGCGCGGAAGCCGTCCATGGCTGGACGTCCGACGAGATGATCGGGCAATCGATCGACGTGCTGTTCACACCCGATGATCGTGCGGACGGCGTACCGGAACGCGAACGCGCGCAGACGGTCGAACACGGGGCCGCGGCCGACACGCGCTGGCACATGCGCAAGAACGGCTCGCGCGTGTTCATCGACGGCGTCTCGCGACCGGTGACGGAAGGCGCGGGCAAGGTGGCAAGAATTCTAAGATTCGGCCAGGACGTCACGGCGCGCCGCCAAATGGAACAAGCCCTTCGCGAGCTGAACGCAACGCTCGAGCAGCGCGTCGGTGAGCGAACCGAGCAACTGGCCGAGGCAAATCGGTCGGCGCGGAGCGAGCGCGTATTTCTCCGCCGCCTCGCTCAGGGCGAGGAAGACGAGCGGCGCCGTCTGGCGCGCGACCTCCACGACGAAGCGGGCCAGTTGTTGACCGCGCTTGGCCTTGGGCTTCAGACGATGTCGGATCTTGCCGCACCGGGTTCGGCCATGGCTCACCACGCGGCCAAGCTGCGCGATCTCGCGGACACAATCTCCAGAGAGCTGCACGCCGTCGCGGTGCGCTTGCGACCGAAGGCACTCGATGACTTCGGACTCGAGGCTGCACTGCGCACGTACATCGACGAATGGGCGCGGAGCTCCGGCATCTTCGCCGTGGTGCATGCGCCGGCGGAAGTGACGCGACTGCCCGAGGCGGTCGAAACGGCGATCTACCGAATCGTGCAAGAAGCGCTGACCAACGTTGCGCGCCATAGCGGTGCGCGACGCGCGAGTGTCGTCGTCGAGCGCCGCGGGTCCGAGGTGGTGGCCATCATCGAGGACGAGGGCCGAGGGTTCGATCTTGCCGTCGTCGACGGCGCCACCGTTCCGGGCCTGGGGTTGCGAGGAATTCGCGAACGCGCGGCGCTCCTGGGGGGCACCGCCGAGATCGAGAGCGCGGAGGGCGCCGGGACGACTATTTTCATACGCATACCGATCGACGACGACGGCACCGATTCCGAGAACTCGAGCGGCACGTAG